From the Solanum stenotomum isolate F172 chromosome 4, ASM1918654v1, whole genome shotgun sequence genome, one window contains:
- the LOC125861233 gene encoding uncharacterized protein LOC125861233 produces MPPRRAVKSCPARRNVETREQRVPNAPEVQPQGEVNNAEFWEAIQMLIQAMTNQFGQRENQQDLADTSRIFAYQMNGVARIWSNQWKKNRFEGAPLVSWVLFEEAFLGHFFPRELKEAKKKQNGPASSSASAPAPRNIGEFNHQNFRARPAHSQDNMAQEGNKTFACDKYGRSHSGVCRDGSTGCFKCGQNSHFMTVCPKNRQRNGKGVNKAQSSLVAPPDRVASRGATSGAGGGGNCMYVITNSQEQENALNATKHIVATLWP; encoded by the exons atgcctccacgaagagctgtcaaAAGTTGTCCCGCTAGAAGGAATGTTGAAACACGGGAACAaagggtacctaatgcacctgaagtgcaaccccaaggagaggtcaatAATGCTGAGTTCTGGGAAGCTATCCAGATGTTGATTCAAGCTATGACCAATCAATTTGGACAAAGAGAAAATCAACAGGATTTggctgatacttcaaggatct ttgcataccaaatgaaCGGTGTCGCTAGAATCTGGTCTAATCAGTGGAAAAAGAATAGATTTGAAGGTGCACCACTTGTGAGTTGGGTTttgtttgaggaggccttcttggggcatttctttccccgtgaatTGAAAGAAGCAAAA AAGAAACAGAACGGACCTGcttcatcatctgctagtgcacctgcaccaaggaacataGGTGAGTTCAATCatcagaatttcagagctagacctgcgcaTTCTCAAGATAATATGGCACAAGAGGGTAATAAAACTTTTGCATGTGATAAGTATGGTAGGAGCCACTCAGgggtgtgtcgtgatggctccactggttgctttAAGTGTGGTCAGAACAGTCATTTTATGACAGTGTGTCCTAAGAACAGACAAAGAAATGGTAAAGGGGTCAATAAGGCCCAATCTTCTTTAGTTGCTCCACCGGACAGAGTtgcatctagaggagctacttcaggggcagGTGGAGGAGGAAACTGCATGTATGTCATCACTAATAGCCAAGAACAAGAAAATGCACTTAACGCTACAAAGCACATTGTAGCTACACTTTGgccataa